The Engystomops pustulosus chromosome 4, aEngPut4.maternal, whole genome shotgun sequence genome contains a region encoding:
- the STAR gene encoding steroidogenic acute regulatory protein, mitochondrial: protein MLPATFKLCAGISYRHLRNMTGLRRTAAVALSHELEKLALVGPGPSRWINQVRRRSSLLSSRLDEKPYNEVELSYIKQGEEALKKSMSILEEQDGWKVEIVAANGDKVLSKVLPDIGKVFKLEAVVERPLDSVYGELVDNMEKMGEWNPNVKEIKILEKIGKDTVITHEKAAETPGNIVGPRDFVSVRCSKRRGSTCILAGMSTRYNAMPEQKGYVRAENGPTCMVLHPVLEDPSKTKLTWLLSIDLKGWLPKSIINQVLSQTQVDFAKHLRNRVTMSSGSLSLC, encoded by the exons ATGTTACCTGCCACGTTCAAACTCTGCGCGGGGATTTCCTACAGACATCTTCGTAACATGACAG GTCTCAGGAGAACGGCTGCAGTAGCTCTTTCACATGAACTGGAAAAGTTGGCTTTAGTTGGGCCGGGACCCAGCCGATGGATAAATCAAGTTAGAAGAAGGAGCTCTCTACTGA GTTCCAGGCTTGATGAGAAACCCTACAATGAAGTTGAGCTGTCTTATATCAAGCAGGGAGAAGAAGCCCTGAAGAAGTCAATGAGTATCTTGGAAGAACAAGATGGATGGAAAGTTGAAATTGTGGCG GCAAATGGAGATAAAGTTCTCAGTAAAGTCCTCCCAGATATCGGAAAGGTCTTCAAGCTGGAAGCAGTAGTAGAGAGGCCGCTGGATAGTGTCTATGGAGAACTGGTGGACAATATGGAGAAGATGGGGGAGTGGAACCCCAATGTCAAAGAAATTAAG ATTCTAGAGAAGATTGGAAAGGACACAGTGATAACACATGAAAAAGCGGCAGAAACCCCCGGTAACATTGTAGGACCTCGGGATTTTGTGAGTGTACGATGTAGCAAGCGGAGGGGATCCACCTGTATTTTGGCCGGAATGTCAACACGTTATAATGCAATGCCGGAACAGAAAGGATACGTAAG GGCAGAGAACGGCCCAACATGTATGGTTCTGCACCCGGTGCTTGAAGACCCCTCAAAAACCAAATTAACCTGGCTTCTCAGCATTGACCTAAAG GGATGGCTGCCAAAATCTATCATCAACCAGGTTTTGTCCCAGACGCAAGTGGATTTTGCCAAACATCTACGCAACAGAGTGACCATGTCCTCTGGCAGCCTGTCACTCTGCTAA